The following coding sequences lie in one Lolium perenne isolate Kyuss_39 chromosome 2, Kyuss_2.0, whole genome shotgun sequence genomic window:
- the LOC127337225 gene encoding polyamine oxidase 5, which translates to MDQPPNAFAAGGLFGQHIDGQNASPPSVIVIGGGISGIASARALSNASFKVTLLESRDRLGGRVHTDYSFGCPIDMGASWLHGVCNENSLAPLIRLLGLRLYRTSGDNSVLYDHDLESYALFDKDGRQVPQEIVTKVGEIFEQILKETVKVRDENANDMPLVQAISIVLDKNPHLRIEGLQYEVLQWCICRLEAWFATDVDNISLQNWDQEHVLTGGHGLMVNGYDPVIRALSRDLDIHLNHRVTKIIQRYNKVIVCMEGGTSFVADAAIITVPLGVLKANIIKFEPELPEWKLSAIADLGVGLENKIALRFDTIFWPNVEVLGRVAQTSNACGYFLNLHKATGHPVLVCMVAGRFAYEMEKLSDEESVNFVMSQLKKMLPGATEPVQYLVSRWGTDPNSLGSYSCDLVGKPADLYERFCAPVGNLFFAGEAACIDHSGSVHGAYSSGIDAAEDCRRRLSTQLGISDLFQVGKIAMREEMAEVMVPLQISRL; encoded by the exons GTCTTTTTGGTCAGCACATTGATGGGCAAAACGCTTCTCCGCCTTCTGTAATTGTGATTGGTGGAGGGATTTCAGGCATTGCATCTGCTCGTGCACTGTCAAATGCTTCATTTAAG GTCACATTGTTAGAGTCGCGAGATCGACTTGGTGGCCGTGTGCATACTGACTATTCTTTTGGCTGCCCAATTGACATGGGAGCATCTTG GTTGCATGGTGTATGCAATGAGAATTCTCTGGCGCCATTGATTAGGCTTCTCGGGCTTAGATTATATCGCACTAGTGGTGATAACTCTGTGCTTTATGACCATGATTTGGAGAG ctACGCTCTCTTTGATAAGGATGGTCGTCAAGTCCCCCAGGAGATAGTAACCAAAGTCGGGGAAATATTTGAGCAAATTCTTAAAGAG ACGGTGAAAGTTAGAGATGAAAATGCAAACGACATGCCTCTGGTTCAGGCCATCTCAATTGTGCTAGACAAGAATCCACATCTAAG GATTGAGGGTTTGCAATATGAAGTATTGCAGTGGTGCATTTGTAGATTGGAAGCATGGTTTGCTACGGACGTGGATAATATATCTTTGCAAAATTGGGATCAG GAACATGTTCTTACTGGTGGACATGGACTTATGGTGAATGGCTATGATCCAGTTATCAGAGCCCTCTCTCGAGATCTTGATATCCACCTGAACCACAG GGTTACCAAAATCATCCAGCGGTATAATAAAGTGATTGTATGTATGGAAGGCGGGACAAGCTTTGTTGCAGATGCTGCTATAATAACTGTCCCTCTTGGTGTACTCAAGGCAAATATCATCAAGTTTGAACCTGAGCTCCCAGAATGGAAACTATCAGCAATCGCTGATCTCGGTGTTGGCCTCGAGAACAAGATAGCCCTCCGATTCGACACAATCTTTTGGCCCAATGTTGAAGTACTGGGTAGGGTTGCCCAAACATCAAATGCCTGCGGTTACTTTCTTAACCTTCACAAAGCCACAGGACACCCAGTCCTTGTATGCATGGTAGCCGGCAGATTCGCCTACGAAATGGAGAAGCTGTCGGACGAAGAATCTGTTAACTTTGTCATGTCACAGCTCAAAAAAATGCTTCCAGGTGCCACTGAACCG GTCCAGTATCTGGTTTCACGGTGGGGGACCGACCCAAATTCACTCGGTTCCTACTCGTGCGACTTGGTggggaaaccagctgacttgtatGAAAGATTCTGTGCTCCGGTGGGCAACCTGTTTTTCGCCGGGGAGGCCGCCTGCATCGACCACTCTGGGTCCGTGCACGGTGCGTATTCATCAGGTATTGACGCTGCAGAGGACTGCCGAAGGCGCCTCTCGACTCAGCTAGGTATCTCCGATCTGTTCCAGGTCGGCAAGATTGCCATGAGGGAGGAGATGGCTGAAGTCATGGTCCCCCTCCAGATATCCAGGCTGTGA